One Vibrio penaeicida DNA segment encodes these proteins:
- the lptA gene encoding lipopolysaccharide transport periplasmic protein LptA: MRRRLLSLISCLVLSAPVWALSTDSEQPIYINSDSQALDMISNKVTFVGDVVLKQGSINITADKVIVIRNSEDESIEQIEAFGKTAVFTQLTDDGKTLHGEANILLYQVRKDLLTMTENAVLSQDDSVIKGPLIKYLITPQKLIADSKKGERVSTVLQPTQTKKQ; this comes from the coding sequence ATGAGACGAAGACTCCTTAGCTTAATTTCTTGCTTAGTTTTATCTGCTCCTGTCTGGGCTTTAAGCACAGATTCAGAGCAGCCTATCTATATAAACTCTGACAGCCAAGCGCTGGATATGATCAGCAACAAAGTGACTTTTGTGGGTGATGTCGTTCTTAAGCAAGGCAGCATCAATATCACAGCAGACAAAGTGATCGTGATTCGAAATTCCGAAGATGAGAGTATCGAGCAAATAGAGGCGTTTGGTAAGACGGCAGTCTTTACTCAGTTGACAGATGATGGCAAAACGTTACATGGTGAAGCTAATATTTTGCTCTATCAAGTTCGCAAAGACTTGCTGACGATGACTGAGAATGCTGTGTTGTCTCAAGATGATAGTGTGATTAAAGGTCCACTTATTAAGTACTTGATTACGCCTCAAAAATTGATTGCCGATAGCAAAAAAGGCGAACGTGTATCGACTGTCCTACAACCCACTCAGACGAAGAAACAGTAA
- the lptB gene encoding LPS export ABC transporter ATP-binding protein: MAILKAENLAKSYKKRKVVTDVSLEVKSGQIVGLLGPNGAGKTTSFYMIVGLVGRDEGRISIDDQDISILPMHSRSRLGIGYLPQEASIFRKLSVEDNIMAVLETRKELSREQRQDRLEDLLDEFHIQHIRKSNGMALSGGERRRVEIARALAANPKFILLDEPFAGVDPISVIDIKKIIEHLRDRGLGVLITDHNVRETLDVCERAYIVSQGHLIAEGTPEQVLNNEQVKRVYLGEQFRL, encoded by the coding sequence ATGGCAATCTTAAAAGCGGAAAATCTGGCGAAGAGCTATAAAAAACGAAAAGTAGTCACTGATGTCAGCTTAGAGGTAAAATCAGGTCAAATAGTAGGGTTGTTGGGGCCAAATGGTGCGGGTAAAACGACATCGTTTTACATGATCGTCGGATTGGTTGGTCGTGATGAAGGTCGTATCTCTATTGATGATCAAGATATCAGTATATTGCCTATGCACTCGCGCTCGAGACTTGGTATTGGGTACTTGCCTCAAGAAGCGTCTATCTTCCGAAAATTGTCGGTGGAAGACAATATTATGGCCGTGCTGGAAACTCGTAAGGAACTTTCGCGTGAGCAGCGCCAAGACAGGCTTGAAGATTTATTGGACGAATTCCATATTCAGCATATCCGTAAAAGTAATGGTATGGCACTTTCTGGTGGTGAAAGACGCCGAGTAGAGATTGCCCGAGCATTGGCAGCAAATCCGAAATTTATTTTGCTGGATGAGCCGTTTGCGGGGGTAGACCCAATTTCTGTCATTGATATCAAAAAGATCATAGAGCACCTACGAGACAGGGGATTGGGTGTATTGATTACCGATCACAATGTTCGTGAAACCCTTGATGTGTGTGAGCGTGCGTATATTGTGAGCCAAGGGCATTTAATCGCGGAAGGAACACCGGAACAGGTTCTCAATAATGAACAGGTAAAACGGGTTTATCTGGGTGAGCAATTCCGTCTATGA
- a CDS encoding RNA polymerase factor sigma-54, translated as MKPSLQLKLGQQLAMTPQLQQAIRLLQLSTLDLQQEIQEALESNPLLDVDEGSEESPSNEEAAKEASANEKESNEEITVEPELSDSSDLIEKSEISNDLEIDTTWEDVYSANTGNTGIALDDDLPVYQGETTQSLQDYLTWQLDLTPFTDTDRTIAMAIIDAVDNHGYLTIDTQDILESMGNEEVELDEVEAVLKRIQQFDPLGVASRNLQECLLLQLATFPEDTPWLSQAKSLLENHIDHLGNRDYKLIIKETKLKESDLRDVLSLIQQLDPRPGSSVTPDETEYVIPDVSVFKEHGQWRVSINPDSVPKLKVNQQYAALGKGNSSDSQFIKTNLQEAKWLIKSLESRNETLLKVARCIVEHQHDFFEYGEEAMKPMVLNDIALAVDMHESTISRVTTQKYMHTPRGIFELKYFFSSHVSTDNGGECSSTAIRALIKKLVAAENIAKPLSDSKIAALLADQGIQVARRTIAKYRESLGIAPSSQRKRLL; from the coding sequence ATGAAACCCTCATTACAATTAAAGCTAGGTCAGCAACTGGCGATGACGCCTCAGTTACAACAAGCGATTCGTTTGTTGCAACTGTCAACGTTGGACTTGCAGCAGGAGATTCAAGAAGCCTTGGAGTCAAACCCACTTTTAGACGTGGATGAAGGTAGTGAAGAAAGCCCCTCCAATGAAGAAGCCGCCAAAGAAGCTAGCGCTAATGAGAAAGAGTCCAACGAAGAAATTACTGTAGAACCAGAATTAAGTGACAGTTCGGATTTGATTGAAAAGTCCGAAATCAGCAACGACCTAGAAATCGACACAACATGGGAAGACGTTTACAGCGCAAATACTGGTAACACAGGTATTGCACTAGACGATGACCTACCTGTCTATCAGGGTGAGACCACCCAAAGCCTCCAAGACTACCTGACTTGGCAACTCGACCTAACTCCATTCACCGACACTGATAGAACCATAGCAATGGCGATCATCGATGCGGTTGATAATCACGGTTATCTCACCATCGATACTCAAGATATTTTGGAGAGTATGGGGAACGAAGAAGTTGAGTTGGATGAGGTAGAAGCCGTTCTCAAACGCATCCAGCAGTTTGACCCACTTGGCGTTGCATCCCGAAATCTGCAAGAGTGCCTTTTATTGCAATTGGCGACGTTTCCTGAAGATACGCCTTGGTTATCTCAGGCTAAATCATTACTTGAAAATCACATCGATCATTTGGGCAATCGTGATTACAAGTTAATCATCAAAGAAACGAAGCTAAAAGAATCAGATTTACGCGATGTATTGTCATTGATTCAACAGTTGGACCCTCGTCCTGGCAGCAGTGTGACACCGGATGAAACGGAATACGTTATTCCTGATGTTTCTGTATTTAAAGAACATGGTCAATGGCGAGTGTCCATTAATCCAGATAGCGTACCAAAGCTTAAAGTGAACCAGCAATACGCTGCCTTAGGTAAAGGAAACAGTTCAGACAGTCAGTTCATAAAAACCAACTTACAAGAAGCGAAATGGCTGATTAAGAGCTTAGAAAGTAGAAACGAGACATTGCTCAAAGTTGCACGTTGCATTGTTGAGCATCAGCATGATTTCTTTGAATATGGTGAGGAAGCGATGAAACCAATGGTGCTAAACGATATAGCACTGGCGGTGGATATGCATGAATCGACCATTTCAAGGGTCACCACTCAAAAGTATATGCACACTCCGCGTGGTATTTTTGAACTGAAATATTTCTTTTCTAGTCACGTCAGTACCGATAACGGTGGAGAGTGTTCGTCAACGGCAATTCGCGCATTAATTAAAAAGCTGGTGGCTGCGGAAAACATCGCTAAGCCTCTCAGTGACAGCAAGATTGCCGCTTTGTTAGCTGACCAAGGGATACAAGTTGCGAGGCGAACGATCGCAAAATACAGAGAGTCCCTCGGCATTGCGCCATCCAGTCAGCGTAAACGCCTACTCTAG
- the hpf gene encoding ribosome hibernation promoting factor yields MQINIQGHHVDLTDSMQDYVQSKFQKLERFFDHINQVQVVLRVEKLNQIAEATLHVNQGDIHATSTNESMYAAIDSLVDKLVRQLNKHKEKLSSH; encoded by the coding sequence ATGCAAATCAATATCCAAGGGCACCACGTTGATCTTACCGATTCAATGCAAGACTACGTTCAATCCAAGTTCCAAAAGCTAGAGCGATTCTTCGATCACATCAATCAAGTTCAAGTAGTACTGCGTGTTGAAAAGTTGAATCAAATCGCAGAAGCTACACTTCATGTCAACCAGGGAGACATTCATGCGACTTCGACAAACGAAAGCATGTATGCTGCCATTGACTCTTTAGTCGATAAATTAGTTCGACAACTCAATAAGCACAAAGAAAAGCTAAGTAGCCACTAA
- the ptsN gene encoding PTS IIA-like nitrogen regulatory protein PtsN, whose translation MQLSEVLALDCTKSAVQCTSKKRALEIISEVAATHTGQNSTELFECMLNREKMGSTGIGNGIAIPHGRMMDSDQAVAVLLQCQAPIEFDAIDNRPVDLLFALLVPDAQCKTHLKTLSAMAERLNDKSTLKSLRNAQSDQELYDIITQ comes from the coding sequence ATGCAATTAAGCGAAGTACTTGCATTGGACTGCACAAAAAGTGCAGTCCAATGTACAAGCAAAAAACGAGCACTGGAAATTATCAGTGAAGTTGCCGCCACACACACGGGGCAAAACTCTACAGAGCTGTTCGAATGCATGCTCAATAGAGAAAAAATGGGCAGTACTGGAATCGGCAATGGTATTGCTATTCCACATGGTCGTATGATGGACAGCGACCAAGCTGTCGCCGTTTTACTGCAATGTCAGGCGCCGATTGAATTCGATGCCATAGATAATCGTCCAGTGGATTTGCTTTTTGCATTATTGGTACCCGATGCTCAATGCAAAACTCACCTGAAAACCTTATCTGCTATGGCTGAACGCTTAAACGATAAGTCGACCCTTAAATCTCTTCGTAATGCTCAGTCCGATCAAGAGCTTTACGACATCATAACGCAATAG
- the rapZ gene encoding RNase adapter RapZ: MTNSSQPSDKKRLIVISGQSGAGKSVALRVLEDLGYYCVDNLPVSLLENFVQSIQGGQQNVAVSIDIRNLPQDPALVTTTLTKLKSELDVNVLFLDADENTLLKRYSETRRIHPLSMRPKEKLSLEQAIRLEKGLLLNLKEYADLVLDSSNQSLHDLSETVRQRVEGRESKELVMVFESFGFKYGLPNDADYVFDVRFLPNPHWEPELRPQTGLDAPIKAFLEKHDTVLDLKDQIQTFIEHWLPLLQKNNRSYLTVAIGCTGGKHRSVYITQQLGEYFTKQGQQVQIRHTSLEKHHK, from the coding sequence ATGACGAACTCTTCTCAGCCATCAGACAAAAAACGCTTGATTGTCATCAGTGGTCAATCCGGGGCAGGAAAGAGTGTGGCGCTTCGAGTTTTAGAAGATCTCGGTTATTACTGTGTCGATAACTTGCCTGTTTCACTGTTAGAAAACTTTGTACAGTCCATTCAGGGTGGCCAACAAAACGTAGCCGTAAGTATTGACATCCGAAACCTTCCTCAAGATCCTGCTTTGGTTACGACGACGTTGACCAAACTTAAATCCGAACTTGATGTGAATGTTCTGTTTTTAGATGCCGATGAAAACACTCTGCTAAAACGCTACAGCGAAACCCGCCGAATCCATCCATTGTCGATGAGGCCGAAAGAAAAGCTTTCACTTGAACAAGCAATTCGGTTAGAGAAAGGGCTATTGCTGAATCTCAAAGAATACGCCGATCTGGTGTTAGACAGCAGTAATCAATCACTGCACGATTTGAGTGAAACGGTACGCCAGCGAGTCGAAGGTCGAGAAAGTAAAGAACTCGTGATGGTGTTTGAATCTTTTGGATTTAAATACGGGCTGCCTAACGATGCGGACTACGTATTTGATGTTCGGTTTTTGCCTAACCCACATTGGGAACCTGAATTGCGCCCGCAAACTGGGTTAGATGCACCCATAAAAGCCTTTTTAGAGAAGCACGATACAGTGCTAGATCTGAAAGACCAGATACAAACCTTTATCGAACACTGGCTCCCGTTATTGCAGAAAAACAATCGCAGTTATCTAACAGTGGCTATTGGCTGTACTGGCGGTAAGCATCGTTCAGTGTATATAACGCAACAGCTTGGTGAGTATTTTACAAAGCAAGGTCAACAAGTACAGATTCGTCATACAAGCTTGGAAAAACACCACAAATAA
- a CDS encoding HPr family phosphocarrier protein, with protein MECCRTVFIQNRLGLHARAAIKLVELAQSFNADISVSNGEKTVVAESVMGLLMLESSQGQSVTISAVGEDAEQALSAVCDLIEHRFDEEE; from the coding sequence ATGGAATGCTGTAGAACTGTTTTTATTCAAAATCGCCTCGGCTTGCACGCTCGTGCAGCCATCAAACTTGTTGAACTCGCCCAAAGCTTCAATGCCGATATCAGTGTCAGTAACGGTGAGAAAACCGTAGTTGCTGAAAGCGTCATGGGGCTACTTATGTTGGAATCTTCTCAGGGGCAAAGCGTTACCATTTCTGCTGTTGGTGAAGATGCCGAACAAGCCTTAAGCGCTGTTTGTGACCTGATTGAGCATCGTTTCGACGAAGAAGAGTGA